A single genomic interval of Coccidioides posadasii str. Silveira chromosome 1, complete sequence harbors:
- a CDS encoding uncharacterized protein (antiSMASH:Cluster_1.6~EggNog:ENOG41KOG4177~COG:M), with the protein MAMGSLELLPLELLIIVAKELSLNDIANLLRTSKRLSLLLKDEFYREAVLRDKEMYHGQPVSLIQAACFDQLASFEALLYLTNDINPPIIKLDQYPVYDSRAPHRVMAPKGVRNITILQAVCSLGNERMVKLVLDNDVDTEVHNDRGFTALHQSVLLNQTSIIKFLIDGGADVRALHGSCNTPLSYAFQYGFLEAAKMLVKAGGGNIKLPPGPNNPLSHAVTYGRLQIVKELLEASSSYFPEPCLTAALPGAAKTGNVDLVQYLLDAGAKATPDALGEACGINNLAMIRLLIDAGVDVRGRLQDGTTALYSVWSMGAAKTLLNEAPNLATIVAAGGPAVDRVYGLCDAEKNSEIIPLILLLLEVGPQEQVFGDTLLRQRAIHYAAQHGHEPVLRAILKKQRWQVFTRSDTGRTALHYATSSSSDSKLTCVRLLVEAGVDIFAVDLQGNTALQGTFHKERHPLDVAVTQYLVNAGADVCHTAENGGTALLDALRNQDPESALVLIEADSDVSAEDEKGRRPLHHAAKRGYFPVARELIRRGAEISPCNRKQNTPLHVAIYRGWRKYKEQEEYVKMVELAIIRRHKSLDLDFDSDSETLRGNGHLAVIQLLCSLGADLHVRASKLDLTPLDLVRMQRYYWEEFSPKGRCVDGEETALDLWWKLGTYIHWQNRFILRR; encoded by the coding sequence ATGGCAATGGGCTCCTTAGAACTCCTTCCCTTAGAGCTTCTCATCATCGTCGCAAAGGAGCTCTCTCTGAATGATATAGCCAACCTCCTCAGAACCTCCAAAAGGCTTTCGCTACTCCTAAAGGATGAGTTCTACCGCGAAGCAGTCCTCAGGGACAAAGAAATGTATCACGGCCAGCCTGTGTCGCTGATTCAAGCCGCTTGCTTTGACCAACTGGCTTCTTTTGAAGCTTTGCTATATCTGACAAATGATATCAATCCCCCAATTATCAAGCTAGATCAATACCCGGTGTACGATTCCAGAGCGCCGCATCGGGTAATGGCTCCTAAGGGCGTCAGGAATATCACGATTCTTCAAGCGGTGTGTTCTCTTGGAAACGAGAGGATGGTCAAGCTTGTTCTCGACAACGATGTCGACACCGAGGTGCACAATGACCGGGGGTTTACCGCGCTCCACCAATCTGTCCTCCTAAATCAGACGTCCATCATAAAATTTCTTATCGATGGCGGCGCTGACGTTCGAGCATTGCACGGCAGCTGCAATACCCCCTTGTCCTATGCTTTCCAGTATGGGTTTCTGGAAGCGGCAAAAATGCTCGTCAAGGCGGGCGGAGGAAATATAAAGCTTCCTCCCGGTCCCAACAACCCTCTTTCTCATGCTGTCACGTACGGACGGCTGCAGATCGTAAAAGAGCTTCTCGAAGCGTCTTCGTCCTATTTCCCAGAGCCATGTCTCACAGCAGCTCTTCCAGGCGCCGCTAAAACGGGCAATGTCGATTTAGTTCAGTACCTCCTTGATGCAGGCGCTAAAGCCACTCCAGACGCCTTGGGTGAAGCTTGTGGAATAAACAATTTGGCGATGATACGATTACTTATTGACGCTGGGGTGGACGTTAGAGGCCGTCTGCAGGATGGCACCACTGCCCTCTATAGCGTTTGGAGCATGGGTGCGGCTAAAACGCTCTTGAACGAGGCACCCAACCTTGCAACTATCGTCGCAGCCGGCGGGCCGGCTGTAGACCGAGTGTACGGATTATGCGATGCCGAGAAGAACTCGGAGATAATACCTCTTATATTGCTGTTGCTGGAAGTAGGTCCACAAGAGCAAGTTTTCGGCGACACCCTTCTTCGTCAGCGTGCTATTCACTACGCCGCCCAGCACGGCCATGAACCTGTCCTAAGGGCGATTCTGAAGAAGCAAAGATGGCAAGTATTCACACGGAGTGACACTGGCCGCACAGCCCTGCACTATGCTacctcatcttcatctgatTCGAAATTAACTTGCGTGCGGCTACTCGTCGAGGCCGGCGTCGACATTTTCGCTGTAGATCTACAGGGCAATACCGCCTTGCAGGGCACATTCCACAAGGAGCGTCACCCACTAGACGTGGCAGTGACCCAATACCTCGTGAATGCCGGAGCTGATGTATGCCACACGGCGGAGAACGGGGGAACAGCTCTCCTAGATGCCCTCCGCAACCAGGATCCCGAATCGGCGTTGGTCCTCATCGAAGCGGACTCCGATGTCTCGGCTGAGGATGAAAAAGGAAGGCGACCGTTACACCACGCGGCAAAAAGAGGATATTTCCCGGTTGCAAGGGAGCTGATCCGACGCGGAGCAGAGATCTCTCCCTGCAACCGTAAACAAAACACACCATTGCATGTGGCGATCTATCGAGGTTGGAGAAAATATAAGGAGCAAGAAGAGTACGTGAAGATGGTTGAACTGGCGATTATCCGCAGGCATAAGTCGCTGGATCTGGACTTCGATTCGGATTCCGAGACCCTACGCGGGAACGGTCATCTGGCTGTGATCCAGCTACTCTGCTCTCTGGGTGCAGACCTGCACGTCAGAGCCTCCAAGCTCGACCTCACACCACTCGATCTTGTCAGGATGCAGAGGTATTACTGGGAGGAATTTTCACCAAAAGGTCGGTGTGTGGACGGGGAAGAGACAGCGTTGGATCTATGGTGGAAACTCGGCACATATATCCACTGGCAAAACAGATTTATCTTAAGACGATGA